The following are encoded together in the Arcobacter aquimarinus genome:
- the recA gene encoding recombinase RecA: MDENQKKSLELAIKQIDKTFGKGTLIRLGDKVVVPTETVSTGSLGLDLALGVGGLPKGRVIEIYGPESSGKTTLTLHAIAECQKAGGVCAFIDAEHALDVKYAKDIGVDTDNLLVSQPDFGEQALEILETVIRSGAVDLVVVDSVAALTPKVEIDGDMDDQQVGVQARLMSKALRKITGLLNKMNCTVIFINQIRMKIGMTGYGSPETTTGGNALKFYSSVRLDIRRIATLKQGENSIGNRVKVKVVKNKVAAPFKQAEFDIMFGEGISKIGELIDYGVKLDIIDKAGAWFSYGDSKIGQGRENSKVFLKDNPEIAKEIENKILESMGVNDSIIASSSEDMDDMADLDD; encoded by the coding sequence ATGGATGAGAATCAAAAAAAATCACTTGAATTAGCTATCAAACAAATTGATAAAACTTTTGGAAAAGGTACACTTATTAGACTAGGAGATAAAGTAGTAGTTCCTACTGAAACTGTTAGTACAGGCTCTTTAGGACTTGATTTAGCTCTAGGAGTTGGTGGACTTCCAAAGGGAAGAGTTATTGAAATCTATGGACCTGAAAGTTCAGGGAAAACAACTCTTACACTTCATGCAATTGCAGAATGCCAAAAAGCTGGTGGAGTTTGTGCATTCATAGATGCAGAACATGCTCTTGATGTAAAATATGCTAAAGATATTGGTGTTGATACTGATAATCTATTGGTTTCACAACCAGATTTTGGAGAGCAAGCTCTTGAAATTTTAGAAACAGTTATTAGAAGTGGTGCAGTTGATTTAGTTGTCGTAGATTCAGTTGCAGCACTAACTCCTAAAGTTGAAATTGATGGAGATATGGACGATCAACAAGTTGGTGTTCAAGCAAGACTTATGTCTAAAGCTCTTAGAAAAATTACTGGTTTATTAAATAAAATGAATTGTACAGTAATCTTTATTAACCAAATAAGAATGAAAATTGGAATGACAGGATACGGAAGTCCAGAAACAACAACAGGTGGAAATGCACTTAAATTTTACTCATCAGTTAGACTTGATATTAGAAGAATTGCAACACTAAAACAAGGTGAAAATTCTATAGGTAATAGAGTAAAAGTAAAAGTTGTAAAAAATAAAGTAGCAGCACCATTTAAACAAGCTGAATTTGATATTATGTTTGGAGAAGGAATCTCTAAAATAGGAGAACTTATAGATTATGGTGTAAAACTTGATATTATTGATAAAGCAGGAGCTTGGTTCTCTTATGGGGATTCAAAAATTGGTCAAGGAAGAGAAAACTCAAAAGTATTCCTAAAAGATAATCCAGAAATAGCCAAAGAAATAGAAAATAAAATTCTTGAATCTATGGGTGTAAATGATTCTATTATTGCAAGTAGTTCTGAAGATATGGATGATATGGCAGACTTAGATGACTAA